Within Meles meles chromosome 19, mMelMel3.1 paternal haplotype, whole genome shotgun sequence, the genomic segment AAACACGTGTTCATAACTTGTTCTGAGAAGAGCAAATGCATCTGAGGACGGGATTTGCCAGGAGAGGATTTGCCAGGAGAGACTGGAGGCTAAGACAGTGCTGCCCATTGAAAGTGGTGGCAGGTGTGGGTATCGCACCTCCGTGTTCACATCAGTGTCATTCACAACAGACAAAAGATGGGAGTCACCCAAGTGTACGTGGATGGAGGCAATGACAACCAAACTGCGGCATATACATAGAATGAAATTTAGCTCTCCATAACAAGGACGGAAATTCTGATGCACGCTACTGCACagtgaaccttgaagacattatgctaagtgaaataaactggTCACAAAAAGATGTTGTGTGGTGTCATTTATATGAGGtgcctagagtagtcaaattcctAGAAAAAGAGTGTAGAATGGTagctggaggagagaggaaaggggaattagtgtttaatgggtactGAGCGCCCATTCTTCCAGACGAAGCcttctggagatggatggcagCGATGGTTACACAACACTGTGATTGTATTTACTGCCAGAGAACTGTTCACCTAAAGATGGTTAACAAGGGCAAATTTGGTGTTACATACATTTTTCCACAATTGGAATCACTATAACCTCTATATCCAACCTCAAGACATTTGTGTGACTCTTTCCACACCTTTATCCTTGCTCACACAAACATCTGGAGGTCTAAAGTACATTGACTCCTGAGGAACCTTCCAAACTATTCTTTCTGCTAAGACATTGCCTTTCCTCCCAATGAAATCCAATTCAACCCTTTACACTTCACAGGAAACTTCAGTctccaaaaaatatttatgaacccTCTCTTTTCTCTAGCCTCACAGAATTAGTTCCCTTCTCTGATAAAATAGCATGGTGATGTGATTACTTCTGCGACCATGGTAGGCAATTGGTCAGTGTTGGTTAAACATTCACGCTCCAAATGAGGTTgtaggaatattctttttttgttttgttttgctttgtttttttaatgaattaatttatttttaaaatttcttttcagtgttccagaattcattgtttttgcaccacacccagtgctccatgcaatccgtgccctccttaatacccaccaccaggttcatccagcctcccacccctctcccctccaaaaccctcagtttgtttctcagagtccacagtctctcatggttcgtctccccctccaatttcctccaactcccttctcctctccatctttccatgtcctccgtgttattagGAATATTCTGCAGAGTTGGAGCCTGATACATGACATTCAGCTCTTGACCCAAATCTCAACAGCTGCAGAACCTTCATGACTTATTCTGTCTCTGAACCTCCCTATAAAATAAGATAACCCTTCCTGCCTGCCAGGGTCATTGAGGGGATAAAAGTATTTAATGCATGTAAGTCTCTGAGCTCAGTGCAAATATACTCCGCACCTAGATGCCATAATATTGCCATGAGACAGGTATGAAACCAAGACATCTTGGAAAATTATATTAGCAAGTATGTGTCCCATGTTCAGTGTGGTAATTGATACTTAGTAGATACTCAATACATACTAGCTCATCTCCATCTCAATGTTCAAAATAATGACCCAGTGTGCTACTACAACACCCCTCACACTGaattacaacttttaaaaaaattttttctgtgtCCTCAACtacaaagatttatttcagaagaagaaatttgtcttttctttctgtatcCACAGAGGCAAGCACAGGTTTTGACTCACAGTGCATACTTTGGGGATGTTTGATGATGGCGCATGGGTAGGGTAAAACTAGAGGTCTGCTTCTCACTTCCTAGAAAGTTCTGGGTCTCATAAAATAGAGGTTTGACTTCAGAAGGCTTTCTCATGATCCATTCAGGGATAGAGGAGacaggaggaaagaggagggatCTGGGAGAATGGTGGCCTGGAACTAAATGTCCCAAGGTTTTGTTGGGTTCTTTGGTTGTCGGAAGGTCTGAATTAGAGACTAGGACTTAAAACTCAGGGTTTATGAGGCCGTGAGGTTCTTAAATCCAGTACCCATTGGGTCATGTTTCCAAGAAGAGCCCAAAAAAATGGTGAGAAGGACAAAAAACCCAAGGACATCTTGAGAAGAGCATTGTAAAGTGACCTTGGCAACAGCTGGGGCCAGGCCGAACACATAATTGCAGTGTCAGGCAGGGAAACTGGGGCCAAGGCTGTATCATTTTAAGTCCTTTGGTTACTAAAAAGAGAAGCTAACTTTGGGTCACTTAAGTCAAGGAAGTGGTTGGAGACTGTGGGATTGTTGAAGGGCCATATTTTGCCAGGATCACGGACCAGGACAGTTTTGGCAAACTAGATAAGAAGTACCAGGCCAACCACAGAGAAGAGTTGGTTCCATATTCAGTCCTTGCTTCGCTCAGTGACCCAATTCCAGGGAGAAAGTGTGGGAGTGACTTAGTTTGGGGACACCAAGCCAACACCCTATatgtggtgagggcagagggaaagacttCCATCAAACTGTCAAAGACAAAAGACTGTAAGGAATAGGGTACATATAGCTTCCCAAAGACAAGTCCAACTACGGTTATGGGAAGAAGGGTGAATGAGTGCACAACAGGAGAATCAACAGATGTCATGAGAGATGCCCTATGGCTGACTAAATTGGTGGTTTATCGCATACCAGGAGGCCCAGCCTTTTACCTCCTCCCCTTCTCAGCTGTACTGCGCATGGGGTTGATGGCCCAGTGACCACTTCCATATTCTACGTGATAGTAGAACTGAGGTTCTTGGTCATAACTCTCCACAGAAGTAGGTTGAGTGGATTTCAGTGGTGAAGACCTCGGAGTTTCAAGGTAGGAAAGAGAGTTTGGTTAGATTGTAGACCACTTTCCCTTTAGTGTTTGCTTCGGGATTGATGTGTGGCCTTCCTTATCCTCTCCCTTTTAGGAGGGATCTGCTAGGCTATCATATCCACAGCTCTACATTGCAATCGCCCAGGGCACTTTTCATGAATACATATTTCTGGGATGTGCTCTCGAAGTTTCTGATTTGGTAGATCGGGGTGGGGCCCACATTGGGTGAGACATCTCCGTGCTTAATGATCGCCCCAGGCATTTCTGAACCACATCTTAGGAAAATTCTGCACATTCCTGAAAGATCATGAGGGCCCAGACAATGCTGTCCTGTTCGTCACAGTGTCCCAAGAGCCTCAAGaggtgcctgacacatagttgGTGTTCGATACACATTTGTTGCCAATGTGGAAACATTGGCAGAACTGGTCTGATAACAAAGAACAGGAACTCATTCAGCCTCGTGCAGTAGTTGTGCTTTTAGACCGGTTGTGTCATTGATCGCCACCATAATCCTGGGTGGAGGAAGGGCAGGTGTTCTTCCTCAAACCCTTTCCCATTTAGTCAGGGTGAGACTGAGCCTCAGAGAGACTTGTCTAACAACCTATATTGAAGGATTTCATTCCATACTTGAACTCCAAGTCCCCCAGTGCCAAATCCAGCCTCCTGGGAATATTATAGGATGTTTCCTCCTGAAGATAGAGCTTTGGGCTTCTAATCTATGTGGACAGCTATGGGAATAATGAATGAGGATCACTGAGCACCAACTGTGTTCCAAGCACCATGCGGGTGCTTCCACATATCCCCTTGTTGAATAGTAACAATCCAGTGTGGTAAGTATGGTTACtattcccacttcacagatgagaagactgaggctcaaagaagtcAAGTCCTAGATTGTACAACCTAGAAAATAAAGAGTGACAATTCACATCCAGATTTGTCTTCTAGGAAAACCAGGTGCCTTCAAACGTAGACCATAAATTAAAGGGAAGCAACCTCTTCTCTGATACACTTACCTATATTCAAAAAAATATTCTTACTGAGCTTGGGAGAAGAAATGATGTCACTCACATACCAGGTTAATTATTAGAGGAGAGATGAGTAAATCAGGGCACTGAGAGGGACAGAACACCAAACCAAATGGCTTAAGTAAAAGACAAATTTACTGGCTCATCTAGTAGGAATCTCCAAGGGCAGAACAGTCTTCAAGCATGGCTGAACTCAACAAAATCATAAGAACTACATCTTTCCCCCCATCTACCACTACTGGTTCTGATTTTCTTTGCAATAATGCCATTATCAAGCAGGAACTCCCCTGTTAAAGACCAGATAGTTGATGGCATCTACAAGCTTACATCCTTCACAGCTATGAACAAAGAGAAGTTGGAACAGAAATCTCAGTGTCTGGCTCTCTAAAGGAAGTTCTAAAGGCCCACTCCTCCCTTTTTCAGTATCGTTTGTCATATAACCTCATGGTTCCTCCCACAAAGAGACAGAGTGTATTTTCTTACCCGGTGACTATGGATATGGCCATGTGACTTGCATTGGTTAATGCCATCTTCTTAGGTGTGGCATGGCCAAAGCTTTGAAAATCAGTTAAAAAACTGGGCCTTCTCACTCAGTGACTGTAATGAGAAAAATCATGCCAGAACTCTGGACCCAGGAGAAGGATGGGAAACGTGTGGCCCAAACTAACTAAACCAAGTGTATGACAGTCAACACGCATTTGCATGATCAAGCCTACCCCAGATCAGAAGAACCACCCAGAAGACCTCAACCTAGATTAGCTAACCCTTAGTTGATCGAAGATTCACGGGACTAAATGATATGCTTTCACACACTACATACTAGCATTCTTGGGGCACTTCCTACCTAATACACCCTAGTTGACCCAAATTAGGCTCATTTGTCCGCCACTACCAAATAATTGTAATCAGGGACTGAATTCTCTGTCAGGAGCCTTTCTAAGAACCAGCACCACCATGACTGCAAGAGGAAAAAGATACAGTTTCCCAGAAAAAAGTCAGAGTACTGTACCACATATTTGCATACATACCCTTGTCAAACCTCCATCAACAATTTCTGAAGAGGTCATTCACGGGGTCCAGATTCCTGGCGACGGCAACACACGCGCCCCAGGGCGGCCTTCACCTCCTTGTTCCGCAGGCTGTAGATGAGGGGGTTGAGCATGGGGGTCACCAGGGTGTAGGACAGGGACACCACCTGCTTGCTCTCGGGGGAGTAGCTGGCCTTGGGACGCAGGTGGATGACCCCCGTGGTGCCgtagaacagaaccaccaccaTGAGGTGGGAGGCGCACGTGGACAGGGCCTTGCGGCGCCCAGTGGCAGATGGCATGTGGAGCACGGTGGCCAGGATCTTGCCGTAGGACGTGGCTATCAGACAGAAGGGAACCATGATGACCAGCACCGTGGCCGCCAACACATTGGCCTCGAAGACGCTGGTGTCCCCACACACCAGGCTGAGCAGGGGGGCTATGTCACAGAAGAAGTGGCGGATGCCATGGGGCCCACAGAAGGGGAAGCTGAACAGCCAGACGGTGAAGACCAGCGACACGGGGACTCCAGCCAGCCAGCACGTGGCAGCCAGCAGGCGGCAGAGCCGGGGGCTCACCAGGGCACCGTAGTGCAGGGGCCTGCAGATGGCCACGTGGCGGTCCCAGGCCATGGCGGTCAGGAGGAAGCACTCGGACGTGACGCACGACAGCACCAGGAGCAGCTGCAGGGCGCAGCCTGCGGGGGACACGCCCCGCCCGGGCCGCAGCAGGGTCACCAGCAGCCGGGGCACGATGTCCAGCGAGAAGCAGATCTCCAGCAGGGCCAGGTGGcgcaggaagaagtacatgggcgcACGCAGGGCGGGGTCCAGGGCGCTCAGCAGCACGATAAGCGCGTTGCCCAGCAGCGTGAACAGGAACATGGCCAGGAAGAGCGCCGCGAGCAGCGGCCGCAGCGCCGGCACGTGCGCGAAGCCCAGCAGGACCAGGTCGTGGGGCGCACAGCTCCGGTTGGCGCAGGGTGGGGCTTCGGGGGTGTCCTGGGGAGCCCCGGTGGTTGGCATGGACCTGGGTGGGCGCAGCAGCTCTGGGAGGAGAAGAGGTAAGGAGAGGCCGTgaagggcagagctgggcctACGCGGGCTCTGTCTCCCCAAAGTGCGCTGCACAGAGCAGGGGAGGCATCTGTCCAAAGGCAAATCAGCGCGGGCCACACACAGGTCCTCCTTGAATGCCCTCCATGAGCCTGGGAGGAGATCCAGGGCCTCAGGAGGCCCACGAGGCCCTGACTGGCCTGGCCCTCCCACCTTCTGACCTCTTCTCCATGGAGCTGCATCCACAATGCCtggtcctgcctcagggcctttgcacttgccatcCCCGCCCTTTGAGATGCTGTTCCCTGAATGTTTGTAtcactggttttcttttccagGGTCTGTGAGGATTGGTTCTTGGCTACCTCTCCATCCCCATCTTCTTCTGATCTTCTCACTCTCTAAGTCCAGCTTCAAAGACCTCCCTCtcaccccaggacctttgcacttgcacAATTAGTTCCCCCCCAGCTGTGGCTATAGTTGG encodes:
- the LOC123930633 gene encoding olfactory receptor 10A7-like produces the protein MPTTGAPQDTPEAPPCANRSCAPHDLVLLGFAHVPALRPLLAALFLAMFLFTLLGNALIVLLSALDPALRAPMYFFLRHLALLEICFSLDIVPRLLVTLLRPGRGVSPAGCALQLLLVLSCVTSECFLLTAMAWDRHVAICRPLHYGALVSPRLCRLLAATCWLAGVPVSLVFTVWLFSFPFCGPHGIRHFFCDIAPLLSLVCGDTSVFEANVLAATVLVIMVPFCLIATSYGKILATVLHMPSATGRRKALSTCASHLMVVVLFYGTTGVIHLRPKASYSPESKQVVSLSYTLVTPMLNPLIYSLRNKEVKAALGRVCCRRQESGPRE